Proteins encoded together in one Mauremys reevesii isolate NIE-2019 linkage group 11, ASM1616193v1, whole genome shotgun sequence window:
- the LOC120374796 gene encoding keratin, type I cytoskeletal 18-like, with amino-acid sequence MSRSRSGSLAGAPRPRPGSSAGSMYAGAGGSEPRVSASRLQALLPGLRANLDTLWAGSQQEALQGLNERLAGYLQRVRGLEAANRALEEEIAQVRARRGGAGQRDWEACERPLAELRKQVEDLNMDNAKLLLQIDNARLAADDFKVKLEAEQAMCDSVQKDTQGLRKIMEDTNFLRMKQEAELEGLKEELAHLRKSHKEEAKALRALIANSDVTVEVDNPKKQELSESIAQIRKQYEKVAEQNREDAESWYKDKFDTLSQEANVNTQALEEAKSELSELRRQLQGLEIERQTLQKMVDTLQNTLQNTEARYNDQLANLNHVIAKLQEELAACRADLERQARDYEALLDVKSKLENEISQYSQLIEGVIDRLPKADH; translated from the exons ATGTCCCGCTCCCGCAGCGGCTCCCTGGCCGGCGCGCCCCGCCCGCGGCCCGGCTCCTCGGCCGGCAGCATGTACGCGGGCGCGGGCGGCTCGGAGCCGCGGGTCTCGGCGTCCCGCCTGCAGGCGCTGCTGCCCGGCCTGCGCGCCAACCTGGACACGCTGTGGGCcggcagccagcaggaggcgctgcaggggctgAACGAGCGCCTGGCCGGCTACCTGCAGAGGGTGCGGGGGCTGGAGGCGGCCAACCGGGCGCTGGAGGAGGAGATCGCCCAGGTGCGGGCCCGCCGGGGGGGCGCCGGCCAGCGGGACTGGGAGGCCTGCGAGCGGCCCCTGGCGGAGCTGCGCAAGCAG GTGGAGGATCTCAACATGGAcaatgccaagctgctgctgcaaatcGATAATGCCAGGCTGGCGGCCGACGACTTCAAAGTCAA gctggaggcagagcaggccaTGTGCGACAGCGTGCAGAAGGACACCCAGGGGCTGCGCAAGATCATGGAGGACACCAACTTCCTGCGCATGAAGCAGGAGGCGGAGCTGGAGGGGCTCAAGGAGGAGCTCGCCCACCTGCGCAAGAGCCACAAGGAG GAAGCGAAGGCCCTCAGGGCACTGATTGCTAACTCTGACGTGACCGTGGAGGTGGATAACCCCAAGAAGCAGGAGCTGAGTGAGAGCATCGCCCAGATCCGGAAGCAGTACGAGAAAGTGGCCGAGCAGAACCGGGAAGATGCCGAGAGCTGGTACAAGGACAAG TTCGACACGCTGTCCCAGGAAGCGAACGTGAACACCCAAGCGCTGGAGGAAGCCAAGAGCGAGCTGAGTGAGCTGCGCCGGCAGCTTCAGGGCCTGGAGATCGAACGCCAGACCCTCCAGAAAATG GTGGATACCCTGCAGAACACTTTGCAGAACACCGAAGCCCGCTACAACGACCAGCTGGCAAACCTCAACCACGTCATCGCCaagctgcaggaggagctggcGGCCTGCCGGGCGGACCTGGAGCGGCAGGCCCGAGACTACGAAGCCCTGCTGGATGTGAAGAGCAAGCTGGAGAATGAGATCAGTCAGTACAGCCAGCTGATTGAGGGAGTGATTGACAG GCTCCCGAAGGCAGACCATTAA
- the LOC120374795 gene encoding keratin, type II cytoskeletal 8-like isoform X1 — MSSYPRSRPMSFSSRSQGSQPSWGSPYRAGSGFQPGLRSSPSLSRLGPSALSGSFLLSSLPSLEIDPALHQIRSDEKDQIKGLNDQFVSFIDKVRHLEQQNKVLEMQLKLLKDKDQYKSNLGQIMARSSQNLKQQVETLSQDKGKLGVELEHMQALLEELKGRYEDEINRRNQLENEFVLTKKDLDDLYLQKVDIESKLESITDEIDYLKQLYDEEIRELQSQIQNTQVTVEMDNSRELEMKQIIDEVKAQYQAMAAKSREEAEQWYKHKFDDMATQARKHNDEMKSIRSEIMELNRYAQRLNADIEALKNQRASLESAIALAEEQGEQAVRRARDTVQELEEALKGAKQDMARKVREYQELMNIKLALDMEIATYRKLLEGEENRMIGQGPNLHSSAMDKWAGLLPSRAALPSPGRAALPPGPEPASSPKRPILIKTVETKDGKVLSESSHFSEN; from the exons ATGAGCAGCTACCCGCGCTCCAGGCCGATGAGCTTCAGCAGCCGCTCCCAGGGCTCGCAGCCCAGCTGGGGCTCCCCGTACCGGGCCGGCTCGGGCTTCCAGCCGGGGCTccgcagctcccccagcctgagccgcctcggccccagcgccCTGTCCGGCTCCTTCCTGCTCTCCTCGCTGCCCAGCCTGGAGATCGACCCCGCGCTGCACCAGATCCGCAGCGACGAGAAGGACCAGATCAAGGGGCTCAACGACCAGTTCGTCTCCTTCATCGACAAG GTGCGTCACCTCGAGCAGCAGAACAAAGTGCTGGAGATGCAGCTGAAGCTGCTGAAGGACAAGGACCAGTACAAGTCCAACCTGGGGCAGATCATGGCGCGCTCCAGCCAGAACCTGAAGCAGCAGGTCGAGACGCTGAGCCAGGACAAAGGCaagctgggggtggagctggagcacatgcaGGCGTTGCTGGAGGAGCTGAAGGGCAG GTACGAGGACGAGATCAACCGGCGGAACCAGCTGGAGAACGAATTTGTCCTGACGAAGAAG GATCTCGACGACCTGTATCTGCAGAAGGTGGATATCGAATCGAAGCTGGAGAGTATCACGGACGAAATCGACTACCTCAAGCAGCTGTATGACGAG gagATCCGGGAGCTGCAGTCCCAGATCCAGAACACGCAGGTGACGGTGGAGATGGATAACAGCCGGGAGCTGGAGATGAAGCAGATCATAGACGAGGTGAAGGCTCAGTACCAGGCCATGGCAGCCAAGAGCCGGGAGGAGGCCGAACAGTGGTACAAGCACAAG TTCGACGACATGGCGACCCAGGCCCGGAAGCACAATGACGAGATGAAAAGCATCAGGAGCGAGATCATGGAGCTGAACCGCTACGCCCAGAGGCTCAATGCTGACATCGAGGCCCTGAAGAACCAG CGAGCCAGCCTGGAGAGCGCCATCGCGCTGGCGGAGGAGCAGGGCGAGCAGGCCGTGCGCCGCGCCAGGGACACGgtgcaggagctggaggaggcgCTGAAGGGGGCCAAGCAGGACATGGCGCGGAAGGTGCGCGAGTaccaggagctgatgaacatcAAGCTGGCCCTGGACATGGAGATCGCCACCTACCGCAAGCTGCTGGAGGGCGAGGAGAACCG GATGATCGGCCAAGGCCCAAACCTGCATAGCAGCGCCATGGACAAATGGG CTGGACTCCTGCCTTCCCGAgcggccctcccctccccgggcagGGCTGCCCTGCCACCCGGGCCCGAGCCAGCCTCCTCGCCCAAGAGGCCGATCCTGATCAAGACCGTCGAGACCAAGGACGGGAAGGTCCTTTCGGAGTCCAGCCACTTCTCGGAAAACTAG
- the LOC120374795 gene encoding keratin, type II cytoskeletal 8-like isoform X2: MSSYPRSRPMSFSSRSQGSQPSWGSPYRAGSGFQPGLRSSPSLSRLGPSALSGSFLLSSLPSLEIDPALHQIRSDEKDQIKGLNDQFVSFIDKVRHLEQQNKVLEMQLKLLKDKDQYKSNLGQIMARSSQNLKQQVETLSQDKGKLGVELEHMQALLEELKGRYEDEINRRNQLENEFVLTKKDLDDLYLQKVDIESKLESITDEIDYLKQLYDEEIRELQSQIQNTQVTVEMDNSRELEMKQIIDEVKAQYQAMAAKSREEAEQWYKHKFDDMATQARKHNDEMKSIRSEIMELNRYAQRLNADIEALKNQRASLESAIALAEEQGEQAVRRARDTVQELEEALKGAKQDMARKVREYQELMNIKLALDMEIATYRKLLEGEENRMIGQGPNLHSSAMDKWDF, encoded by the exons ATGAGCAGCTACCCGCGCTCCAGGCCGATGAGCTTCAGCAGCCGCTCCCAGGGCTCGCAGCCCAGCTGGGGCTCCCCGTACCGGGCCGGCTCGGGCTTCCAGCCGGGGCTccgcagctcccccagcctgagccgcctcggccccagcgccCTGTCCGGCTCCTTCCTGCTCTCCTCGCTGCCCAGCCTGGAGATCGACCCCGCGCTGCACCAGATCCGCAGCGACGAGAAGGACCAGATCAAGGGGCTCAACGACCAGTTCGTCTCCTTCATCGACAAG GTGCGTCACCTCGAGCAGCAGAACAAAGTGCTGGAGATGCAGCTGAAGCTGCTGAAGGACAAGGACCAGTACAAGTCCAACCTGGGGCAGATCATGGCGCGCTCCAGCCAGAACCTGAAGCAGCAGGTCGAGACGCTGAGCCAGGACAAAGGCaagctgggggtggagctggagcacatgcaGGCGTTGCTGGAGGAGCTGAAGGGCAG GTACGAGGACGAGATCAACCGGCGGAACCAGCTGGAGAACGAATTTGTCCTGACGAAGAAG GATCTCGACGACCTGTATCTGCAGAAGGTGGATATCGAATCGAAGCTGGAGAGTATCACGGACGAAATCGACTACCTCAAGCAGCTGTATGACGAG gagATCCGGGAGCTGCAGTCCCAGATCCAGAACACGCAGGTGACGGTGGAGATGGATAACAGCCGGGAGCTGGAGATGAAGCAGATCATAGACGAGGTGAAGGCTCAGTACCAGGCCATGGCAGCCAAGAGCCGGGAGGAGGCCGAACAGTGGTACAAGCACAAG TTCGACGACATGGCGACCCAGGCCCGGAAGCACAATGACGAGATGAAAAGCATCAGGAGCGAGATCATGGAGCTGAACCGCTACGCCCAGAGGCTCAATGCTGACATCGAGGCCCTGAAGAACCAG CGAGCCAGCCTGGAGAGCGCCATCGCGCTGGCGGAGGAGCAGGGCGAGCAGGCCGTGCGCCGCGCCAGGGACACGgtgcaggagctggaggaggcgCTGAAGGGGGCCAAGCAGGACATGGCGCGGAAGGTGCGCGAGTaccaggagctgatgaacatcAAGCTGGCCCTGGACATGGAGATCGCCACCTACCGCAAGCTGCTGGAGGGCGAGGAGAACCG GATGATCGGCCAAGGCCCAAACCTGCATAGCAGCGCCATGGACAAATGGG ATTTCTAA